A region of Meiothermus cerbereus DSM 11376 DNA encodes the following proteins:
- a CDS encoding isoamylase early set domain-containing protein, with amino-acid sequence MVELQPIDERRWRAIFVLPKGITAHKAAVVGDFLDESWHPDGVHMVCGSDGCWRASLELEAGQSYQFRYLVDECCWYNDDGCPLVRNPFGSFNNLLVVPEQEGMPLPLLERSIERMTPPQS; translated from the coding sequence ATGGTCGAGTTGCAACCGATTGACGAGCGTCGGTGGCGGGCAATTTTTGTTTTACCCAAGGGCATTACCGCCCACAAAGCAGCGGTGGTGGGGGATTTTTTGGACGAGTCCTGGCATCCCGATGGCGTGCACATGGTGTGCGGTAGCGATGGGTGCTGGCGGGCGAGCCTCGAGCTGGAAGCAGGCCAGAGCTATCAGTTCCGCTACCTGGTAGACGAGTGCTGCTGGTATAACGACGATGGTTGCCCACTGGTTCGCAATCCATTTGGCAGCTTTAATAACCTGCTGGTGGTGCCCGAGCAGGAGGGTATGCCGCTGCCTTTATTAGAGCGGTCTATAGAGAGAATGACACCACCCCAATCATAA